The following are encoded in a window of Ranitomeya variabilis isolate aRanVar5 chromosome 6, aRanVar5.hap1, whole genome shotgun sequence genomic DNA:
- the TMEM158 gene encoding transmembrane protein 158 gives MRVLCPPSSLLQGLVALLAICIQPPTLGWNQQGHTEEDVFLLPINSSSRSLANLGFDLQTEKSTTVESAQELKATQTGHSQSLTSSSSPVSSSSSTWDKSRDTLIMSSHTHPGFHASQSQQQVSTHCNISVHRLMLTSLLVRWGRQLGFQCDLLLFSTNNHGRAFFSAAYNRVVSPVIIEHLGVSGAQQEFRLCVGCGWSRSRRSGHLRHQHASSAASSTFSFLSSSATDPHNSLQGEALNFCCLDFSLEELRGEHGWRMNRKPIESTLVACFMTLVIIVWSVAALIWPVPIIAGFLPNGMEQRRTSSK, from the coding sequence ATGAGGGTGCTGTGCCCTCCAAGCAGCCTGCTCCAGGGGCTggtggctttgctggctatctgcaTCCAGCCTCCAACCCTTGGATGGAATCAACAGGGTCACACAGAAGAGGATGTCTTCTTACTCCCCATTAATTCCTCCAGCAGATCCTTGGCCAACTTGGGTTTTGATCTACAAACTGAAAAAAGCACCACTGTGGAGAGTGCCCAAGAACTGAAGGCTACCCAGACAGGACATAGCCAGAGCCtgacttcttcttcttctcctgtatCCTCTTCAAGCAGCACATGGGATAaaagcagagacacattgattatgTCTTCTCATACCCATCCAGGCTTTCATGCCTCGCAGTCGCAGCAGCAGGTGTCCACTCACTGCAACATCAGTGTGCACAGGCTGATGCTCACCTCCTTGCTTGTTCGCTGGGGTCGCCAACTGGGCTTCCAATGTGACCTGTTGCTTTTTTCTACCAATAATCATGGTAGAGCGTTCTTCTCAGCTGCCTACAATCGTGTCGTTTCCCCAGTGATCATTGAGCATCTTGGGGTCTCTGGGGCCCAGCAGGAATTTCGTTTGTGTGTAGGGTGTGGATGGTCAAGAAGCAGAAGAAGTGGCCACCTTAGACATCAACATGCATCTTCTGCTGCCTCTTCCACTTTTTCTTTCCTTTCATCATCCGCAACAGACCCTCATAATTCTTTACAAGGGGAAGCCCTGAATTTCTGCTGCCTGGATTTTAGTTTAGAAGAGCTGAGAGGGGAGCATGGCTGGCGAATGAATCGGAAGCCTATTGAATCCACTTTGGTGGCCTGTTTCATGACTCTTGTTATTATTGTCTGGAGTGTTGCTGCCCTCATCTGGCCAGTGCCTATTATTGCAGGCTTCTTGCCTAATGGTATGGAGCAGAGAAGGACAAGCAGCAAATAG